Sequence from the Thermomonas sp. HDW16 genome:
ACGCCTTGCGCCCGGAAGGCATCGCCTGGCGCCAGCGCGAGGATGGGAACGGCACCAGCTTCAAGCTGGAGCACTTGGCCGAGGACAATGGACTGCGCATCGGCGATGCGCATGAAGCCTTGAGCGACGTACGCGCGACCATCGGCCTTGCCCGCCTGTTCCGCCAGCATCAGCCGCGCCTGTGGGAGTACGCGCTGCGCCTGCGCAACAAGCGTTATGCCGCATCGCTGCTGGATACCACCGACATGACACCGCTGCTGCATGTCTCGCAGCGCTATCCTGCCTCGCGCCTGTGCGCGGCGCCGGTGATCCCGCTGGCGCGGCATCCGCAGATCGATTCACGGGTGATCGTGTTCGACCTCGACAGCGAGCCGGATGCTTTGCTCGAGCTGGATGCCGGCGCCATCGTCGAACGTTTGTACATCAGGCAAGCCGACCTGCCGGAAGGCGATGCACGCGTCCCGCTGAAGGAAGTGCATGTCAACAAATGCCCCGCGCTGGTTGCCTGGGATCACCTGCGTGAGGCGGATTTTGCCCGGCTGGGCATCGATCCGGACGTGGTGCAGAAACGCGCCGCGCGCATCCGCGCGTTCGCTCCCGCGATCGCCGAAAAGGTACGGCGCGTCTTCGCGCGCGAACGCCCCGCGGAAACCGTGGATGTCGATGCCGCGCTGTACGACGGTTTCATCGGCGACAGCGACAAGCGCCTGTTCGCGCAGGTGCGCGGCACACCGCCGCATCTGCTGACCAAGGCGCAATACGCCTTCCGGGACGAACGCCTGCCCGAACTGCTGTTCCGCTACCGCGCCCGCAACTGGCCGGACAGCCTGCTGCCGGCCGAACGCGAACTCTGGAACGCGTACCGGCGCGAGCGGCTGGACGTGGACAGCAGTTTGTCGGAATCGACATTCACGGAGTTCAACGACGAGATCGCGCAGCTGCGGATCGAGCATGCGACGGATGGCAACAAGCTGGTATTGCTGGATCGACTGCAGGATTGGGGGCGCGAAATAGACACCAGCCTGCGTTGAAGTTTGTACTTGCCGAGTCCATGTCGATTGCGCACGATATCGGCATCCCAGAGACAGGCGCTCCGATGACGCAAAAGACGAAATGGCTGCTGGCCGGCATCGGCGTATTGCTCCTTGCAATGTTCGCGTTCGCCGCTGCTGGCCCCTACCTGGCGATCAACGGCATTCGCGATGTGGTGGCGAACGGAGAATATGGCGGGCTTCCACGCTACGTCGACTTCGACAAGCTCCGCGAAAGCATCAGGCCGCAGATTCAGCAACGGATCGCGGGAAGCATCGTCGGGCGCATGGGCCGAAGCGATGCATCCAGCATGGTATCGGGGGTCACGGCGGTCATCTCCGAGCCTGCGATCGACGCGATGGTGTCCCCGATTGGAATCGCGACCTTGCTGCGCAGCACGGCCCTCGTAAAACAAGTCAGCGGCAAGGCGGTTCCTGGCAAACGCTTGGAAACATATGATCCGCTCAAAGGTGCCCGGACAGGCTTTGAATCAGCATCCGTATTCACGGCGACCGTCGCGAGTGCGGAGGGCAAGCCCATGGTGTTCGAATTCACGCGCAACGGCCTTTCCTGGAAACTGACCGGTATCCGCTTGCCGGATTGAGCGGCTTACGTACCTGCGTTGGCCACGCCATGCGGCACGTGGCCAGCGGCGACATGGCGGCGCGCCGAATCGATGTTGTGCGGCGAGTCGTCGAAGAAGATGTCGGCGCCGAACGCCTCCAGGAACGGGCCCTTGTCGCGGCCACCTAGGAACAGGGCTTCGTCCAGCCGCACCTCCCACTCGCGCAGGGTGCGGATCACGCGTTCATGCGCGGGTGCGGAGCGCGCGGTGACCAGTGCGGTACGGATCGGTGCATCATCGCGGGCCGGGTAAGCGGCCTGCAGGTCGTGCAAGGCGGCCAGGAAGCCGCGGAACGGCCCGCCCGAAAGCGGCTCGCGCGCGCGTTCGCGCTCGTGGCGGCCGAATGCCTCCACGCCCTGCTCGCGCGAGACGCGTTCGCTCTCGTCGCTGAAGATCACCGCGTCGCCGTCGAAAGCGATGCGCAACTGGTGATGGCGCGATTCGCCGGCACGCGCCGGCAGGATGGTGGCGGCGGCAACGCCGGCCTCCAGCGCATTGCGCACGGACTCCGGATTCGCCGACAGGAACAGCTGCGCGCCGAACGGCTTGATGTAGGGCCAGACCGGGGCGCCTGCGGTGAACGTGGCGCGGCGGATGTCCAAGCCGTGGTGCTGGATCGAATTGAACACGCGCAGGCCGGTATCGGAGGAATTGCGCGACAGCAGGATCACTTCGACCCGCGGCGCATCGGTGGGCACGCCCTGGTTGAGCGCGAGCAGCTTGCGCGCCAACGGGAAGGCGATGCCCGGCTCCAGCAAGTCGTCCTCGTGCCTGCGCTGGTGCTCGGCAAACGCTGCGATGCCTTCGCGCTCGAACACGGCATGGCTGTCCTCCATGTGGAACAACGCACGGGTGGTGATGGCGATGGTGAGGATGGCGACGGGTTCGGACATGCGCGCATTGTCCACGATCCCGGTCGCGCGCATTGCGACCACCCGGTGCGGAGTCAGGAGGTGAATTGTTCCGCGAGGATGCGTTCCTCGAGGTTGTGCTCCGGATCGAACAACAGGGTCACGCTACGCTCGCGCTGTTCGCGCACCAGCACTTCGACCACGTCGCGCACCTCATGCGAATCGGCGGTCGCACTCACCGGGCGCTTGTGCGGATCCAGCACGCGGAAACGCACTTCGGTCCCGGACTTGAGCACCGCTCCGCGCCAGCGTCGCGGGCGGAACGGGGCGATCGGAGTGAGTGCCATCACGTTGGCACCCAGGGGCAGGATCGGCCCGCTGGCGGAGAAGTTGTAGGCAGTGCTGCCAGCCGGGGTGGCGACCATCACGCCATCGCAGATCAGTTCGTCCAGCCGCAGCTGTCCGTTGAGTTCGATGCCGACATGCGCCGCCTGCCGGGTCTGTCGCAACAGCGAGACCTCGTTGTAGGCAAGCGATCCGACCGTAGCACCGGACTCGGTCTGCGCGAGCATTTCAAGCGGGTGCAGCACCGCCGGTTCGGCACTGGCGATGCGCTGCTCTAGGTCTTCGACGCGATGATGGTTCATCAGGAAGCCGACCGTGCCCAGCTTCATGCCGTACACCGGCTTGCCGAGTGCGCCATGCCGGTGCAGGGTCTGCAGCATGAAGCCGTCGCCGCCCAAGGCGACGATCACGTCGGCGTCCTGTGGCGCGACCGTGCCATGCACGGCCGTCAACGCCATCAACGCGGCTTGTGCCTCATCCGCGGGGCTGGCCAACAATGCAAGTCGGGGCATGCTCATGGCCTGAGCATACCCCGAACCCGTCGCCGCTTTCCCCTGCAGGAAAGGGCGATTTCCATCATCCGCGCGAGGCGAGCTGCGCCAGGCGTTGCACCGCCACCGAAGCGGTCGGATAGTCCAACGCCTTCTGCGCGGCGAGCTCGGTCAGCATCGACAGGGTGAAGCGCAGCGTGGAATCGTCGCGCTCCAGCCAGGCTGTGACCTTGGCATCGGCATCCTTGCCCGGCATCGCCAACACCTGGTTGGTCAGGGTGCGCATCTGTGAGGAAAGCTCATCGCGCAACACGCCGCGCGCCACCGCATGCCAGCGGCCATCGACCTTCAGCGCTTCGATTTGTTCGCGCAGCCACGGCTCGCGCAGCGCATCGGCCAGGCGGAAATAGACCTTGGCGACTTCCACCGCGCGCAGCTTGCGCTCGCGCGCGAGCTCGATGATGTTCGGGCTGGCTTCCAGGTAAGGCAGGGCCGCGAGCTGGTCGGCCAACGCCGCCGGCACGCCCTTTTCGCGCCAATCCTTGCGGGTGGCCTCGTAGGTCGGACGCTGCGAGGGCGGCAAGATGCCTTCGCCAGCGCGGATGTCGCGGAAACCGTCGTGGTAGCGCTCCACCGCGGCGGTGATCGCGGGTACCGCGCCTGCACGCGACAGCAGCCAGCGGGTGAAACCGCGCTGCAGTTCCCAGATCACCTGCAAGGCGTCGATCTGCACCGATTCGGCGACCTTGCCGTCCAACGCGTCGATCTGGGTCCACAGCTCGCGCGCGTCCAGCGTTTCGCGGGTGATGGTGTAGGCGCGGGCGATCTCACCGATGCTGCGGCCGCTGTCTTCCTGCATGCGCATCAGGAAGGTGGCGCCCATGCGGTTGATGGTGGAGTTGGTGACCGCGGTGGCGATGATTTCGCGCTTCAGGCGGTGGTGCTGCATCGCCTTGGCGTACTTGGCCTGCAGCGGCTGCGGGAAGTAGCGCTCCAGCTCCTTCGACAGGTACGGGTCTTCCGGCACGTCGGAGGCCAGCAGCTGCGGATACGCGACCAGCTTGGAATACGACAGCAGCACAGACAGTTCAGGACGCGTCAGGCCCATGCCGCGCAGCTTGCGTTCGGCGACTTCGGCATCGGTCGGCAGGAACTCGATCTGCCGATCCAGCAAGCCTTGCGATTCAAGCGTGCTGATGAAGTGCATCTTCGAACCCAACCGACTCGCGCTCATGCGCTCCATCAGGGTCAGGGTCTGGTTCTGCCGGTAATTGTCGTTGAGCACCAGGTCGGCGACCTCGTTGGTCATCGACGCCAGCAGCTTGTTGCGTTCCGGCAGGGTCAGCTTCTTCTTCTGCACTTCGCCATTGAGCAGGATCTTGATGTTCACCTCGTGGTCGGAGGTGTCCACGCCGGCGGAGTTGTCGATGAAGTCGGTATTGAGCAGCACGCCATGCTGGGCCGCTTCGATGCGGCCCAGCTGGGTGAGCCCCAGGTTGCCGCCCTCGCCCACCACCTTGCAACGCAGCTGGCTGCCGTCCACGCGCAATGCGTTGTTGGCGCGATCACCGACGTCCGCATTGGTTTCGCGGCTGGACTTCACATAGGTGCCGATTCCGCCGTTCCACAGCAGGTCGACCGGCGACTTCAGGATCGCGCTCATCAGGTCGGCCGGGCTCATCGAGGCCACGTCGGCATCGATGCCCAGCGCAGCCTTGGCTTCGGCCGACAGCGGGATCGACTTCGCACCACGCGGCCACACGCCGCCACCCTTGCTGATCAGCGCCTTGTTGTAATCCTCCCAGTTCGAGCGCTCCAGCTTGAACATCCGCGCGCGCTCCTTGAAGGACACGGCCGCATCCGGATTCGGATCGATGAAGATGTGGCGATGGTCGAACGCGGCCAGCAGGCGGATGTGCTTGCTCAGCAGCATGCCGTTGCCGAACACGTCGCCCGACATGTCGCCGATGCCGACGCAGGTGAAATCTTCCTTCTGCGAATTGCGGCCCATCGCGCGGAAATGGCGCTTGACCGATTCCCAGGCACCACGCGCGGTGATGCCCATGCCCTTGTGGTCGTAACCGACCGAACCGCCGGAGGCGAACGCATCGTCCAGCCAGAAGCCATGCGCCTGGGCGATGCCGTTGGCGATGTCGGAGAACGTCGCGGTGCCCTTGTCGGCGGCGACCACCAGGTAGGGATCGTCGCCGTCATGGCGCACCACGCCGGCAGGCGGCAAGAGCTTGCCGTCCGCCGCCAGGTTGTCGGTGATGTCCAGCAGGCCGTTGATGAAGCGCTTGTAGCAGGCCACGCCTTCCTTGAACCAGGCGTCGCGATCAACCGAGGCGTCCGGCAACTGCTTCGCGTAGAAGCCGCCCTTGCTGCCCACCGGCACGATCACCGTGTTCTTCACCATCTGCGCCTTGACCAGGCCCAGCACTTCGGTGCGGAAGTCTTCGCGACGATCCGACCAGCGCAGACCACCACGCGCCACCGGGCCGAAGCGCAGGTGGATGCCTTCCACGCGCGGGCCACAGACCCAGATTTCGCGATACGGACGCGGCTTCGGCAGGTCCGGCACCAGCGAAGAATCCAGCTTGTAGCTGACGTAGTCGGCCGGGCCGCCGTCCTTGCGCAAGCCGTCCTTGTAGTCGATGTAGTAGCTGGTGCGCAGGGTGGCATCGATCACGCCGATGAAGCTGCGCAGGATGCGGTCTTCGTCCAGGCTGGAGACGCGATCCATCAGGCCGATCAATGCGTTCCGCGTCGCCTCGACCTGCTGCTCGCGCTTGCCGTTGCGCGCGCCGATCACGGTCTGCAATGCAGCCAATGCGGCTTCATCCGCGCCGGCCAACGCCTTCAGCTGCGCGCCGAAGCGGCTCATGCCGCGCTTGATCTCGGCATCGCTTTCCTTGCCGGTGCAGGGATCGAAGCGCGCCTCGAACAGTTCCACCAGCAGGCGCGACAGCAGCGGATAACGGGCCAGCGTGGCTTCCATGTAGGCCTGCGAGAACGGCACCCCGATCTGCAGCAGGTACTTGCAGTAGCTGCGCAACATCGCAACCTGCTTCCACGACAGGCCGGCCGCTAGGATCAGGCGGTTGAAGCCGTCGTTTTCGGCATCGCCGCGCCACAGGCGGGCGAAGGCCTCCTCGAAGTTTTCGTCGATCGCATCGACGTCCAGTTCGCCCTGCAGCGATTCGACTTCGAAATCCTGGATGAAGGACACGCCGTCGGCGGCATCGACCTTGTACGGATGTTCCGAGAGCACCCGAAGGCCCATGTTCTCCATCATCGGCAGCGCATCGGACAACGGGATGTCGTCCAGCTGGCGATACAGTTTGAAGCGCAGCCCGCCGTCCTTGCGGCGCGAGCGATACAGCGACAGGCGCAGGTCGTCCGGGCCGGTCAGCGCCGCCAGATGGTCGACGTCCGCCGCCGCGATCGCCGGGCTGACCTCCTCGATGTAGCCGGCGGGCAACGCACGGCCGTAGTGATTGGCCAGTTTCAGGCCGGCTTCCTCGCCATGGCGCGAGACCAGCTGCTCGCGCAATTCGTCGCGCCAGTCGCGGACGATCTCCGCCAGCTTGTCTTCCAGCGCGGGCATGTCGACTTCGACCGGCTCGCCGGCCTTGGCCGGGCGCACGATCATGTGCATCTGCGCCAGCGGCGATTC
This genomic interval carries:
- a CDS encoding 5'-nucleotidase produces the protein MSEPVAILTIAITTRALFHMEDSHAVFEREGIAAFAEHQRRHEDDLLEPGIAFPLARKLLALNQGVPTDAPRVEVILLSRNSSDTGLRVFNSIQHHGLDIRRATFTAGAPVWPYIKPFGAQLFLSANPESVRNALEAGVAAATILPARAGESRHHQLRIAFDGDAVIFSDESERVSREQGVEAFGRHERERAREPLSGGPFRGFLAALHDLQAAYPARDDAPIRTALVTARSAPAHERVIRTLREWEVRLDEALFLGGRDKGPFLEAFGADIFFDDSPHNIDSARRHVAAGHVPHGVANAGT
- a CDS encoding DUF2939 domain-containing protein, which codes for MSIAHDIGIPETGAPMTQKTKWLLAGIGVLLLAMFAFAAAGPYLAINGIRDVVANGEYGGLPRYVDFDKLRESIRPQIQQRIAGSIVGRMGRSDASSMVSGVTAVISEPAIDAMVSPIGIATLLRSTALVKQVSGKAVPGKRLETYDPLKGARTGFESASVFTATVASAEGKPMVFEFTRNGLSWKLTGIRLPD
- the sbcB gene encoding exodeoxyribonuclease I, which produces MTASFLFYDLETFGANPRRSRIAQFAAIRTDEALNEIDEPISFFVQPADDLLPSPIATLITGIAPQDALREGVNEAVAFARIMDEMARPETCSAGYNSLRFDDEFVRYGLYRNFHDAYEREWKAGNSRWDLLDALRLMHALRPEGIAWRQREDGNGTSFKLEHLAEDNGLRIGDAHEALSDVRATIGLARLFRQHQPRLWEYALRLRNKRYAASLLDTTDMTPLLHVSQRYPASRLCAAPVIPLARHPQIDSRVIVFDLDSEPDALLELDAGAIVERLYIRQADLPEGDARVPLKEVHVNKCPALVAWDHLREADFARLGIDPDVVQKRAARIRAFAPAIAEKVRRVFARERPAETVDVDAALYDGFIGDSDKRLFAQVRGTPPHLLTKAQYAFRDERLPELLFRYRARNWPDSLLPAERELWNAYRRERLDVDSSLSESTFTEFNDEIAQLRIEHATDGNKLVLLDRLQDWGREIDTSLR
- a CDS encoding NAD kinase, encoding MSMPRLALLASPADEAQAALMALTAVHGTVAPQDADVIVALGGDGFMLQTLHRHGALGKPVYGMKLGTVGFLMNHHRVEDLEQRIASAEPAVLHPLEMLAQTESGATVGSLAYNEVSLLRQTRQAAHVGIELNGQLRLDELICDGVMVATPAGSTAYNFSASGPILPLGANVMALTPIAPFRPRRWRGAVLKSGTEVRFRVLDPHKRPVSATADSHEVRDVVEVLVREQRERSVTLLFDPEHNLEERILAEQFTS